Below is a window of Streptomyces qaidamensis DNA.
ACGCGTTGTAGGTCGCCGCGTGTCCCAGGTGCGTGGCGTCGTACGGGGTGATGCCACAGACGTAGATACGGGCGACGGGACCGGGGTCGAGGGTGACGAGGCCGCCGGTCGCGGTGTCGTGGATCCTCAGGTCGCGGCCCTGACCAGGCAGGGCGGGGACCTCGGAAGCGGGCCAGGCATGCATGCCATGAGCCTAACCGGACTGAAGTTCCATATACGAATGGGAGCGGGCCGGACGGCCGAGAAGGCGCTCTTGCGGTGTTCCGGGTGCCTGTGCTCCTACACGGGGGGCCAGGGGATCGCCGGCCACTCACCGCTCGGCTCCGGGTGGGTTCCCGAGGCGAGCAGGGCGCCGACGCGGGCCCGGGTGGCGTCGATCTCGGCGCCGGTGATCAGCGGTTCGAGCCGCGCGGTGAGCGGCCCGCCCTCGGCCAGGCCCTTCCTGAGACCTTCGAGGACGTCGGCGGCCTCCTGGGTGAGGGGCTCCCCCGCCCAGCCCCACAGCAGGGTCCGCAGCTTGTTCTCGGCGTTGAACGTGACCCCGTGGTCGATGCCGTACAACCGTCCCTCACCGGTGGGCAGCAGGTGACCGCCCTTGCGGTCGGCGTTGTTGATGACCGCGTCCAGGACCGCGAGCCGCCGCAGCCGTTCGTCGTCGGCGTGCACGAGCAGCGCCGTGCGCCCCTCTCCGACCTCGGCGAAGCCGACCGCCTTCCAGCCCGGCCCGGGTTCCCCGCCGTCGACCAGGGCGAGCAGTTCCGCCTCGGGCGTCACCTCGACCCACAGCTGGCACATGCCCTCGCCGTAGGGCCCGTCGCGCAGCACGGTGGGCGGCACGAGGCCCCAGCCGGTCGCCTCGGAGACCTCGTACGCGGCGACCTCGCGCTGGGCCAGCGTCCCGTCGGGGAAGTCCCACAGGGGCCGCTCCCCCGCGACCGGCTTGTAGATGCAGGCCGCTTCCTCGCCGTCGAGGGACGCCGTGCAGTACAGGGCCGCGTTGGAGGCCTCACGGATGCGTCCGCGCACGGTCAGTTCGCCCCGGGCGAGCAGCTCGGCGGCGTTCACCGGAGGTGTCACGCTCCGCGGCGGTATCCGTTCTGGCGCGGACATACGTGTCCTTCCGGGTCGAGCGGGAGGCTGCACAGCGGGCACGGCGGCCGCCCGGCGTTGACGACGTCGAGGGCGCGCTTGGCGAAGGCCCTGGCCTGCGCGCCGGTGAGCCGGACCCGCAGCATCGGGGGGCCGTTCTCCTCGTCCTGGAGCAGCCGCTCCTCGGCCTCGGCGAGGTCCTCCTCGGATTCCGCGTCGAGCTCCACGAGCGCCTGCGCCTCGACGATCATGAGCTGCTCGTCGCCGTCCCAGGCGAGGGCCATGGTGCCGACCCGGAACTCCTCCTCGATAGGGGTGTCCAGCGGGGCGGTGTCGGTGTCCGAGGGTGCGACGGCGGGGACGTGGGCGCTGCCGCCGCTACGGCGTACGACCTCGTCGAGCAGTTCGTCCATGCGCTCTGCGAGGGCGGCGACCTGGGTCTTCTCCAGGGCCACACTGGTCACCCGGGAGCCGGCGGAGGCCTGGAGGAAGAACGAACGGCGCCCGGGCAGTCCGACCGTACCGGCCACGAAACGCTCCGGATGGTCGTAGAGGAACACCTGACGGGACACGTCCTGTCTCCATTGGAATCGTGGGAAACGTATGAGCGCGGCACTGCTGCGACCGCTTCACCCTACTGCGGCGAACGATCACGGTGCGCCCGCACCACCCCCGACTTCGGCCTCGCCGCCCGGCGGTGCCTCATGCGGCACGAGGGAGGTGAAGTCACCGGTGTCACCGAGCCGGACGAGAAACGGCCGCAGTCGTGTGTAGCGGATCGCGGTGATGGAACACGGTTCGACGGAAATCCGCTGGAAGAGGTCCAGGTGAAGTCCGAGTGCGTCCGCGATGAGCGACTTGATGATGTCGCCGTGCGAGCACATGAGGTAGACGGCGTCGGCGCCGTGGTCGCGCTCCACGCGCGCGTTCCACTCGCGTACGGCCTCGGCGGCGCGCGTCTGCATGGCCCGCATGGACTCCCCGCCGGGGAACGCCGCGGCGGAGGGGTGCGCCTGCACGACCTCCATCAGCGGCTCGTCCTTGAGCTCGGCGAGCTTGCGTCCGGACCAGTCGCCGTAGTGGCACTCGCCGATGCGCTCGTCGGTGTGCGGGCTCAGGTCCGGCCGGGCGTCGAGCAGCGGCCGGATCGTTTCCTGGCAGCGCTGGAGCGGACTGGTGACGATTTCGGCGAGGGGCAGTTCGGCCAGCCGCCCGGGGAGCGCGGCGGCCTGTGCGGCGCCGCGCTCGTCGAGGGCGACACCGGGCGTCCAGCCGGCGAGCAGTCCCTCGGTGTTGGCGGTGGAGCGTCCGTGCCTGACCAGGATCAGCGTGGGCATGCGCTCCAGCGTAGGCGCACGCGCGCGTGTGGTGTCGTTCGAGTGACGGGAGACTCGCTTCGTGATCGTCGACTGTGCCATCTACCGCGAAGGACAGCGGACGGAAGGGCCCGAGGACCTCTCCGACGCCCTGGGTGAGGCCCGCACGGCGGGCGGGTTCGTGTGGATCGGGCTGCACGAGCCGACGGAGGGCGAGTTCGACCATGTGACCCGGGAATTCGGGCTGCATCCGCTGGCCGTCGAGGACGCCCTGAAGGCCCACCAGCGGCCCAAGCTGGAGGTGTACGACGACTCGCTGTTCGTGGTGCTCAAGCCGGTGGCGTACGAGCCGCAGAGCGACACCGTCTCCTCCGGCGAGATCATGATCTTCCTGGGCGACTCGTTCGTGGTGACCGTCCGGCACGGCGAGGGCTCCCCGCTCAAGGCCGTACGCCGGCGGCTGGAGCAGGAGCCCGAGCTGCTCGGCAAAGGCCCCACGTCCGTGCTGTACGCGGTCGCCGACGCCACCGTCGACCACTACCTGGACGTGGCGACCGAATTGCAGACCGACCTGGAAGGGCTGGAGGCGGAGGTGTTCTCGCCGGACGGCGGGGGGTCCCGGAACACGGCGTCCCGGATCTACGACTTCAAGCGGCAGGTCCTGGAGTTCCGGCGGGCGACCGGGCCGCTGGCCCCGCCGATGAGCCGCCTGGCGGGCACGGCGTCGACGGGGGTGGCCGTGCCGTTCGTGGACGACCGGGCCCGGCCGTTCTTCCGTGATGTCAACGACCATCTCACACGCGTGAACGAGTCCGTGGAGAACCTGGACCGGCTGGTGTCGGACATCCTCTCGGCGCATCTGGCGCAGATGAGCGTCCGGCAGAACGACGACATGCGCAAGATCTCCGCGTGGGCGGCCATGGCCGCGATCCCCACGATGCTGGCGGGGATCTACGGCATGAACTTCGAGCACATGCCCGAGCTGCGCTGGGTCTGGTCCTATCCGGCGCTGCTCGTTCTGATGGCCGTCCTGGAGGTGATGGTCTTCCGGCTGTTCAAGCGCCGCGGGTGGTTGTAGCCGGGCCGGCTCAGGCGAACTCGGGTTCTGGGGAGGCGGGGCCGCCGAGGGCGTTGCGGCGCTCGGGCGTGGTCAGCGACACCATCCGGCGCCAGCCGCCCATGCGTTCGTAGGCGTACACCGCGTGGATGCCCGCCACGAGCGCGGCCGACTTGGCCTTGGACCAGCCGAGGATGCGGCCCATGTGCGCCATCACGGCGAGGCTGACGTCCCGGTAGATCCGGATCTCGGCGAGTGCGCACTCGCGCAGGGTGCGCTGGATGGCCCGGCCGTGGCCCGCGTAGGCCAAGCGCAGCAGCTCCTCGTTGCAGTAGGCGAGGTGGTTGTCCTCGTCGTCGGAGATCTGCTTGACCGCGCGGCCGATGTCGGGATGGTCGGCAAAGTGCTTGCGGAGCAGGACCATCTGCTCGGAGGCGCGCTGCTCGGTGACTCTGCTGTGCGAGAGGTAGGTGACGATGTCCTGGACCGTGAGCCGCTCGTCGCGGTTCAGCCGGGCGTGGGCGAGGCCGATGCCGTGCTTCTCCAGGAGCATGGTGTAGTCGGTCTCGGGCGGGACCGGGACGGGGGCGAGGCCGCGCTTCTTCATCAGGGCGTTGAAGATCCGGCCGTGCTTGTCCTCGTCGGCGCCGTGCCGGCTGATCTTGGGGGCGATGTCACGCTCGGATTCGGGCACGAGCGCGGCGATCCGGACGTTCTCCCAGCCGCCCTGGGTCTCGCCGCTCGCGGCGACGGAGCAGAACAGGGCGAAGGACTCGTCGTTGTCGAGGATCTCCTGGAACAGACTCTTGGCCGAAAGCATCGTGGGCACCTCTCCCGCGCGCGTGGGCGTTCTGCGGCATTCCGCAAGTTTCCGCGAAGAACGAGTCAAGTGCGGAGTGGAGAGCACGGCAACAGGTGTGGGGGACAACTCCGCCGAATGGAGGACGCGAGGGGGAAGGCGCGCCGGGCCCGGCCAGGGCGCGATGCCGTAACCGACGGCGGCCCGGCGCGTTGTTCTGCGTGACGGCCGTGGCGGGGAAGACCCCCGAGCCCCCACCACGGCCGCTGAAACTTCCAGGGCCTGCCGTTTGGATCACGCCGCAGACGCGGGGCTCACCGGTGCTGCACAGCACCGTCGATTTCCTGCAACCTGACCCCAACGGCAGGCCTCAGGGGCCCTTCACTATGAGCGTCCGATCAGGGCGCGTGGTCTGGTGCCGTGCATCGCAAGGCGCCGGGAAGCCCTCGATGGCCCCCCGCTCGAGCGAAGCCGAGAGTGGGGGAGGAGCTACTAGGGCTTTTCGGCAACGCGGCGAGGTGCGGTGCCAGGCCGCGCGACCCGGACGGGCATGGTGAAAAGGCCCCTTAAGCGAGTCCGGCCCGCTCCAGGGCCTGAGTGCCGGCCCGCAGGGACGCGAGCCGCTCGTCGAGCGTGAAGCCCGCCGGCGCGAGGGACAGGGTGGTGACCCCGGCCGCGGCGTAGGCCTTCATCCGGTCCGCGATCCGGTCCACGGAACCGAGCAGGGTCGTCTTGTCGATCAGGTCGTGCGGCACGGCGGCCGCGGCGCCCTGCTTGTCGCCGGAGAGGTACTTGCTCTGGATCTCGGCGGCTTCCCGCTCGTAGCCCATGCGCTGGGCGAGCTGGTTGTAGAAGTTCTGCTTGGGGCTGCCCATGCCGCCGACGTACAGCGCGGTGTAGGGGCGGAAGGTGTCGGCGAGCGTGGCCACGTCCTTGTCGTCGCCGACGGCGAGCGGCAGGGTCGGGCAGACGTCGAACCCGTCGAGGGTCGTGCCGGCCTTCTCGCGCCCGGCGCGCAGGTACTTGATCGTGGTGTCCTCCAGGTGCTCGGCGGAGGGGAAGATCAGCAGGGCGCCGTCGGCGATCTCGCCGGTCTGCTCCAGGTTCTTCGGGCCGATCG
It encodes the following:
- a CDS encoding SCO1664 family protein — translated: MSAPERIPPRSVTPPVNAAELLARGELTVRGRIREASNAALYCTASLDGEEAACIYKPVAGERPLWDFPDGTLAQREVAAYEVSEATGWGLVPPTVLRDGPYGEGMCQLWVEVTPEAELLALVDGGEPGPGWKAVGFAEVGEGRTALLVHADDERLRRLAVLDAVINNADRKGGHLLPTGEGRLYGIDHGVTFNAENKLRTLLWGWAGEPLTQEAADVLEGLRKGLAEGGPLTARLEPLITGAEIDATRARVGALLASGTHPEPSGEWPAIPWPPV
- a CDS encoding DUF3090 domain-containing protein, whose translation is MSRQVFLYDHPERFVAGTVGLPGRRSFFLQASAGSRVTSVALEKTQVAALAERMDELLDEVVRRSGGSAHVPAVAPSDTDTAPLDTPIEEEFRVGTMALAWDGDEQLMIVEAQALVELDAESEEDLAEAEERLLQDEENGPPMLRVRLTGAQARAFAKRALDVVNAGRPPCPLCSLPLDPEGHVCPRQNGYRRGA
- a CDS encoding histidine phosphatase family protein; the encoded protein is MPTLILVRHGRSTANTEGLLAGWTPGVALDERGAAQAAALPGRLAELPLAEIVTSPLQRCQETIRPLLDARPDLSPHTDERIGECHYGDWSGRKLAELKDEPLMEVVQAHPSAAAFPGGESMRAMQTRAAEAVREWNARVERDHGADAVYLMCSHGDIIKSLIADALGLHLDLFQRISVEPCSITAIRYTRLRPFLVRLGDTGDFTSLVPHEAPPGGEAEVGGGAGAP
- a CDS encoding magnesium and cobalt transport protein CorA, whose translation is MIVDCAIYREGQRTEGPEDLSDALGEARTAGGFVWIGLHEPTEGEFDHVTREFGLHPLAVEDALKAHQRPKLEVYDDSLFVVLKPVAYEPQSDTVSSGEIMIFLGDSFVVTVRHGEGSPLKAVRRRLEQEPELLGKGPTSVLYAVADATVDHYLDVATELQTDLEGLEAEVFSPDGGGSRNTASRIYDFKRQVLEFRRATGPLAPPMSRLAGTASTGVAVPFVDDRARPFFRDVNDHLTRVNESVENLDRLVSDILSAHLAQMSVRQNDDMRKISAWAAMAAIPTMLAGIYGMNFEHMPELRWVWSYPALLVLMAVLEVMVFRLFKRRGWL
- a CDS encoding LLM class F420-dependent oxidoreductase — encoded protein: MQLGINLGYWGAGMDADNLAVAQEADRLGYAVCWAAEAYGSDAATVLSWVAAQTERIDVGSAIFQIPARQPAMTAMTAATLDSLSGGRFRLGLGVSGPQVSEGWYGVKFDKPLARTREYVEIVRKAMTRERLSYEGQHWTLPLPGGPGKPIKLTVHPQREHIPLYIAAIGPKNLEQTGEIADGALLIFPSAEHLEDTTIKYLRAGREKAGTTLDGFDVCPTLPLAVGDDKDVATLADTFRPYTALYVGGMGSPKQNFYNQLAQRMGYEREAAEIQSKYLSGDKQGAAAAVPHDLIDKTTLLGSVDRIADRMKAYAAAGVTTLSLAPAGFTLDERLASLRAGTQALERAGLA